A single Eleginops maclovinus isolate JMC-PN-2008 ecotype Puerto Natales chromosome 5, JC_Emac_rtc_rv5, whole genome shotgun sequence DNA region contains:
- the LOC134865062 gene encoding E3 SUMO-protein ligase ZBED1-like — protein MVEARSVALTGDHWTSVNNDNYLGVTVHLIDASWELHSFALGVMKTEERHFAEACARQFLDVANQWGITDKISTIGTDSAPNMVAAGRILPFEHLPCVAHVVQRAIVMSLREGGFDGALAKCRKVVGHFKHSPANSDELNVQQSSLGQVKESLVQDVPTRWNSTLEMIKRVRRNRDALHTTLSLQKHNLTLPTNADYEKLAKLEKLLEPCRYITELLGGDKYVSCSVVLPALCHLQHAMNISDDDPAYIVRFKAAFIKDLDQRREKINLEWLKVATALDPRFKDLKCLPRAEREPVWAKLSALMKGEEPAVQPLREENPEPTKKKTALLLMGSDSESDEETPEDSTVERYKVEPSASLDQCPLKWWSEHTAVYGKMAQIARKYLGTPATTVPCERLFSLAGHIVQKRRACLSPENVNKLVCLSDWWKKEK, from the exons ATGGTAGAGGCGAGGTCTGTAGCACTGACTGGGGACCATTGGACGTCCGTTAACAACGACAACTACCTCGGCGTTACAGTACACCTCATCGATGCTAGCTGGGAACTTCACTCCTTCGCTTTAG GTgtgatgaaaacagaggagcGTCACTTTGCAGAAGCGTGTGCAAGGCAGTTCCTCGACGTCGCTAATCAGTGGGGGATAACTGACAAAATAAGCACTATTGGAACAGATAGTGCTCCTAATATGGTGGCAGCAGGGAGGATACTGCCATTCGAGCACTTGCCCTGTGTTGCGCATGTTGTACAGAGAGCTATTGTAATGTCACTTCGGGAAGGTGGTTTTGATGGTGCACTGGCCAAGTGCCGTAAAGTGGtcggacatttcaaacacagtccgGCCAACTCAGACGAGCTAAATGTGCAACAATCCTCCCTTGGACAAGTTAAGGAGTCACTCGTGCAAGATGTTCCAACGCGTTGGAATTCCACTCTCGAGATGATAAAGCGCGTGAGGCGCAACAGAGACGCACTGCACACAACGCTGTCTCTGCAGAAGCACAACCTGACCCTCCCAACAAATGCGGATTATGAGAAGTTGGCAAAGCTAGAGAAACTGCTGGAGCCATGCAG GTACATCACTGAGCTCCTTGGTGGAGATAAGTATGTATCCTGCTCTGTGGTTCTACCTGCCCTGTGCCACCTCCAGCACGCGATGAACATCTCAGATGATGATCCTGCCTATATTGTGCGATTCAAGGCTGCCTTCATTAAGGACCTCGACCAGCGgagggagaaaataaacctgGAATGGCTTAAG gTGGCGACTGCTCTAGATCCACGATTTAAGGACCTCAAGTGCTtgcccagagcagagagggagccaGTGTGGGCAAAGCTAAGTGCGTTGATGAAGGGAGAAGAACCTGCTGTGCAGCCACTCAGGGAGGAGAACCCTGAGCCAACCAAGAAGAAAACAGCCCTGCTACTGATGGGATCCGACTCAGAATCAGATGAGGAGACACCAGAAGACAGTACAGTGGAGAGGTACAAGGTAGAGCCCAGTGCCAGTCTAGATCAGTGTCCACTGAAATGGTGGTCGGAGCACACTGCTGTCTATGGTAAAATGGCCCAAATTGCCCGTAAATACTTGGGGACCCCTGCCACAACTGTCCCATGCGAGAGACTTTTTTCTTTAGCAGGCCATATTGTGCAGAAGAGGAGAGCTTGTTTGTCaccagaaaatgtgaacaaactGGTCTGCCTGAGTGACTGGTGGAAGAAGGAGAAATAG